One window of Thermocoleostomius sinensis A174 genomic DNA carries:
- a CDS encoding HEAT repeat domain-containing protein, which yields MRLIQESSAHSLTQTQVNERLIPPWVVQGLRWFNLRPEEGKRTFLMFAFYTLSSVGILWLEVSIAALFLNEYGAEWLPWVYIASAAIGTGLGIGYAWLQKVLPLHRVLVCTAGLMALPLLLFRLGLHPALMGSYTVFLMRLWLEAIYVISELNTSIAANQLFTIREIKRTYPLISSGILVADVLSGLSLPLLRGLVGLSNVILLASLMLFLGAGVLLYLTKAYRPFFPDSRYRSSNREQRFTRHRLRKPQRQYVMFVFAFFVLVQVLALLLDFQYLGQLQQSMSLETIADFLALFSAILGSFELVMQWFISGRLIERLGIFTGIAVSPVLLLGLGLLTFGGVISLLVGVILLKFVDELLRYTLVASTGPLLFQPIPEANRNRIQSVVRGIAEPVSTGAIGVGLVLTLGFLQLSHPIAQTLSKAAGFVFLAYTVLFSLLWLLTVIHLRAKYLVVLVSSSDRGQLSRFNVDLPTLKRNLIEALQRATTDEERSSCIKLLTDVDPTQANAVLAPLLSSFSPALQRQSLVAMLHFPNPVYLSHVQALVTQPTPQPISPEVLALALRYRWLSDQADVAQSEVAQLKPYLRADVEPVVRSTAAALMLRHGNSVQKAEATTVLRRMLTSKQEQNRIMGCQALGDAVYLQSLRLYIKPMLQDPSLPVRCAMLEAIAATHLEEYYPALLRGLSYPSTREAAQRSLVRLGDEVLPRLVAFAEHPHTPSGVRIYAWNTVGQIATPKAIDYLIDRLTSTNGTTQRTVLRVLLRIPHEAGVEAVLTQLGRRGIEHLILQQIQWLAHVYAGLVDLQPLQLQQFAMVEAELLWRALRDAETDAVEQIFLLMRFLYDANQIQAAAFNLQSKTRDSMARGLEILDNTIDLSSKTIILTIFDRLSDHEKLQHLAPLINYRSLKPSQRLHHLLELRHFLSDWTLACCFHLARQTGWTLTSEQILFGLCAASGFVREAALAYLQVVFPTRLRSVLPLFKTDPDRLVALQVRQMMAELRNPVHQ from the coding sequence ATGAGATTAATTCAGGAGTCATCTGCTCATTCATTAACCCAAACCCAGGTCAACGAGCGCCTGATTCCACCCTGGGTCGTTCAGGGACTGCGATGGTTCAACTTACGCCCCGAAGAAGGCAAACGCACCTTTCTCATGTTTGCTTTTTACACACTCAGTTCTGTTGGCATTCTGTGGCTGGAAGTGAGTATTGCCGCTCTTTTTCTGAATGAGTATGGGGCTGAGTGGCTTCCTTGGGTTTATATTGCCAGTGCGGCAATTGGCACCGGATTGGGCATTGGGTACGCTTGGCTGCAAAAGGTGTTACCCCTGCACCGCGTTCTAGTTTGCACCGCAGGGTTGATGGCGCTGCCCTTGTTGCTGTTTCGCTTGGGGTTGCATCCAGCCCTGATGGGAAGCTACACCGTTTTTCTAATGCGGCTTTGGCTAGAGGCGATTTATGTCATCAGTGAATTGAATACATCGATCGCCGCCAATCAGTTATTCACCATTCGCGAAATTAAGCGCACTTATCCCTTAATTAGTAGCGGGATTTTAGTCGCGGATGTGCTGAGCGGGTTATCGCTGCCGCTCTTACGCGGATTAGTGGGTTTATCTAATGTTATTTTGCTAGCTTCGTTGATGCTGTTTCTGGGCGCGGGGGTGTTGCTCTATCTCACAAAAGCCTATCGCCCATTTTTTCCAGATTCCCGCTATCGCTCTTCCAATCGGGAACAGCGCTTCACCCGCCACCGATTGCGCAAACCGCAACGACAGTATGTGATGTTCGTCTTTGCATTTTTTGTGCTGGTGCAAGTGCTGGCGCTTCTGCTGGATTTTCAATACCTTGGTCAACTGCAACAGAGCATGAGTTTGGAAACGATCGCCGACTTCCTAGCCTTATTCAGCGCAATTTTGGGTAGCTTTGAACTAGTTATGCAGTGGTTCATTTCTGGGCGCTTAATTGAACGGTTAGGGATATTTACAGGAATCGCGGTGTCCCCGGTTCTCCTGCTTGGACTCGGTTTGTTGACTTTCGGCGGCGTCATCAGTTTGCTGGTCGGTGTGATTCTGCTGAAATTTGTTGATGAACTGCTGCGCTATACCCTAGTGGCCAGCACCGGGCCACTTTTGTTTCAACCCATCCCCGAAGCCAACCGCAACCGAATACAATCTGTCGTGCGTGGCATTGCTGAACCTGTGTCAACCGGGGCGATCGGTGTAGGGTTGGTGCTCACCCTGGGATTTTTGCAGCTATCCCATCCAATCGCACAAACTCTAAGCAAGGCAGCAGGCTTTGTGTTCCTAGCCTATACGGTTCTGTTTTCGCTGCTGTGGCTATTGACGGTGATACATTTAAGAGCCAAATATCTGGTGGTGCTCGTGTCTAGCAGCGATCGGGGGCAACTCAGTCGTTTCAACGTTGATTTGCCTACCCTCAAACGCAATTTGATAGAAGCATTGCAACGAGCAACTACGGATGAAGAGCGCTCGTCTTGTATTAAGTTGCTCACCGATGTTGACCCAACTCAAGCAAATGCTGTTTTGGCGCCCCTACTGTCCAGCTTCTCACCAGCATTGCAACGGCAGAGTTTGGTAGCCATGCTTCACTTTCCCAACCCTGTTTATTTGAGCCATGTACAAGCGTTGGTCACTCAGCCAACACCACAGCCTATATCACCCGAGGTACTAGCGCTGGCGCTGCGCTATAGGTGGTTGAGCGATCAGGCAGACGTGGCACAATCAGAGGTGGCACAACTGAAGCCCTACCTTCGTGCCGATGTGGAACCCGTGGTGCGGAGTACAGCGGCGGCTCTGATGCTACGGCACGGTAATTCGGTTCAGAAAGCTGAAGCCACAACGGTGTTACGACGCATGTTGACCAGCAAGCAAGAACAGAACCGGATCATGGGCTGCCAAGCTCTGGGAGATGCGGTCTATCTACAGTCTCTACGGCTGTACATTAAACCAATGCTGCAAGATCCGTCCTTGCCTGTGCGCTGTGCCATGCTGGAAGCGATCGCTGCTACGCACTTGGAAGAATATTATCCTGCCCTGTTGCGAGGGTTGTCCTACCCATCTACCCGGGAAGCTGCCCAACGATCGCTGGTTCGATTGGGAGATGAGGTACTTCCACGCCTAGTAGCGTTTGCCGAACATCCTCACACACCCTCTGGGGTTCGTATCTATGCCTGGAACACGGTTGGGCAGATAGCCACTCCCAAGGCGATCGATTACTTAATCGATCGGCTGACGTCCACTAACGGCACAACGCAGCGAACGGTGCTACGGGTGTTGCTGCGCATTCCACACGAAGCTGGCGTTGAGGCAGTCTTGACGCAACTAGGACGGCGTGGCATTGAGCATTTAATTCTTCAGCAAATTCAGTGGTTGGCGCACGTCTATGCAGGGTTAGTTGATTTGCAACCTCTGCAACTTCAACAATTTGCAATGGTAGAAGCCGAATTGCTTTGGCGAGCCTTGCGTGATGCAGAAACCGATGCGGTTGAGCAAATTTTCTTGCTTATGCGCTTTCTGTATGATGCCAACCAAATTCAGGCGGCGGCGTTTAACCTTCAATCCAAAACGCGAGACAGTATGGCGCGAGGGCTAGAGATTTTAGACAATACTATCGATCTATCCAGTAAGACAATCATTCTTACTATTTTCGATCGGTTATCTGATCATGAGAAGCTGCAACACCTTGCCCCTCTAATCAACTATCGATCGCTGAAGCCCAGTCAACGACTACATCATTTGCTAGAATTACGCCATTTTTTATCAGATTGGACGCTAGCATGTTGTTTTCATTTGGCCCGTCAGACAGGTTGGACATTGACATCTGAACAAATTTTGTTTGGGTTGTGCGCTGCTAGTGGCTTTGTTCGGGAAGCCGCATTAGCTTATTTGCAAGTGGTGTTCCCAACCCGGCTACGATCCGTGTTGCCGCTGTTCAAAACCGATCCCGATCGCCTTGTGGCGCTGCAAGTCCGGCAGATGATGGCAGAATTGAGAAACCCCGTTCATCAATAG
- a CDS encoding Crp/Fnr family transcriptional regulator: protein MLTVDRLLFVRNVPIFQELRDDFLVRLAAIMEELHFPAKHTIFTQGEEGRSLYILVSGRVRVLSGTRELAQLAQGTCFGEMAVLDAEPRSASVITLAPCQCLMLTQQQLYEAIEETPGVAVNVIRLLSRRIRELNQRLDRLQEG, encoded by the coding sequence ATGCTCACCGTCGATCGCCTGCTGTTTGTTCGGAACGTACCTATTTTTCAAGAACTGCGTGATGATTTTCTCGTGCGACTGGCTGCCATTATGGAAGAATTGCATTTTCCAGCGAAACACACAATCTTTACTCAAGGCGAAGAAGGTCGATCGCTTTATATTCTCGTTTCGGGACGGGTGCGGGTCTTGAGTGGCACTCGAGAACTGGCACAACTGGCTCAAGGAACTTGCTTCGGTGAAATGGCAGTTCTAGACGCCGAACCTCGTTCTGCTTCTGTTATCACCCTGGCACCGTGTCAATGCTTAATGCTGACCCAACAGCAATTGTACGAGGCGATCGAAGAAACCCCTGGCGTGGCGGTGAATGTGATTCGGTTGCTGTCCCGCCGGATTCGGGAACTGAATCAACGCCTCGATCGGTTGCAGGAGGGGTAG
- a CDS encoding 4'-phosphopantetheinyl transferase family protein codes for MHIWRAKLDCSTQQLEQFALLLSPDEQTRANRFRFPRDRQRFVAGRGILRLILSCYLPLAADQLEFSYSARGKPSLSSLQAATPLSFNVSHSHQIALYAITCNRLVGIDVEYNRPLQEMEQLAQRFFLPNEVALLNQCPIERRQALFFQLWTCKEAYLKATGEGLTGLKRVEITNLSDSIVAFAHNGHPTPNWSMMQFSPVVDYTAAIAIEGHPIPCMYYSLIQ; via the coding sequence GTGCATATTTGGCGGGCCAAGCTCGATTGTTCCACCCAGCAGCTAGAGCAGTTTGCGTTGCTGTTGTCGCCCGATGAGCAGACAAGAGCCAATCGATTTCGCTTCCCTCGCGATCGCCAACGATTTGTAGCAGGGCGGGGAATTTTGCGATTAATTCTATCGTGTTACTTGCCCCTTGCGGCCGATCAGCTAGAGTTTTCCTATAGTGCACGCGGCAAACCCAGTTTAAGTTCCCTTCAAGCTGCAACGCCCCTCAGCTTTAACGTGTCGCACTCTCACCAGATAGCGCTCTATGCCATTACATGCAATCGCTTAGTTGGAATTGATGTCGAATACAATCGTCCGCTCCAAGAGATGGAGCAGTTAGCTCAACGGTTTTTTCTGCCAAACGAAGTAGCATTGTTAAATCAATGCCCCATAGAACGCCGACAAGCCCTATTTTTTCAACTATGGACATGCAAAGAAGCCTACTTGAAAGCGACAGGTGAAGGACTCACCGGACTCAAGCGTGTTGAAATTACCAACTTATCCGATTCGATTGTTGCCTTTGCACACAATGGACATCCCACCCCTAATTGGAGCATGATGCAGTTCAGCCCGGTAGTAGACTATACCGCTGCAATAGCGATCGAAGGGCACCCAATCCCCTGCATGTACTATTCCTTGATCCAGTAA
- a CDS encoding peptidoglycan-binding domain-containing protein → METLAFLHLAEENENSQVRELTLDTNKFAGKAAIGALGIAAAAVGAFGIADSASAYGYGGCYSYDCGYNYYSYDPCYDYGCDKYYSYDPCYDYGCDKYYSYDPCYYDSCGSSHYYSYDPCYDYGCDKYYSYDPCYYDSCGSYYSPKIHLSVKEIQIALKNAGCHVYVDGVFGPMTAHAVKSFQAAHGLHVDGVVGPQTTAALLQYL, encoded by the coding sequence ATGGAAACACTCGCGTTTCTCCATCTCGCTGAAGAAAACGAAAATTCTCAAGTTCGGGAATTGACGTTAGATACAAACAAGTTTGCTGGCAAGGCGGCGATCGGTGCATTGGGAATTGCGGCCGCGGCGGTGGGTGCTTTTGGTATCGCAGACAGTGCTTCAGCTTATGGCTATGGCGGTTGCTATAGCTATGACTGTGGCTATAACTACTACTCGTATGATCCTTGCTATGACTACGGGTGTGACAAGTACTACTCGTATGATCCTTGCTATGACTACGGGTGTGACAAGTACTACTCGTATGATCCTTGCTACTACGATTCCTGCGGTAGCAGCCACTACTACTCGTATGATCCTTGCTATGACTACGGGTGTGACAAGTACTACTCGTATGATCCTTGCTACTACGATTCCTGCGGTAGCTACTATTCTCCAAAAATTCACTTGTCAGTGAAAGAAATTCAGATCGCTCTGAAGAATGCAGGGTGCCATGTTTACGTAGATGGTGTGTTTGGCCCGATGACAGCCCATGCTGTTAAATCATTCCAAGCTGCCCATGGTCTGCATGTAGATGGCGTTGTGGGACCGCAAACCACAGCAGCGCTACTTCAGTATCTTTAG